The Hyalangium minutum DNA segment GCGCGGCTGCCCGACCACCGTGGCGGTGCTCTCGCGCGCGGGCATCCCCGTGAAGCCCGCCACCGAGGACGACTACGGGCAGGAGTTCCTGGACCTCATCCTGGCCGTACGCGTGGTGAAGGACCTGGACGGGGCGCTGGCACACATTGCCCGGTACGGCAGTGAACACACCGAGGCCATCGTCACCGGGGATGCGGAGGTGGCCTCGCGCTTCACCCGGGAGGTGACAGCCAGCGGGGTGCTGTGGAATGCCTCCACCCGGTTCAACGACGGGGGCGAGCTGGGGCTGGGCGCGGAGATTGGCATCTCCACCAGCCGGCTCCACGCCTTCGGCCCCATGGGTTTACGAGAGTTGACGAGTCAGAAGTACGTCGTCCACGGCAGCGGGCAGGTGCGCTAGGGTGCTCCACACATGGCATTGAAGAAGAAGACGAAGACGAAGACGAAGACAGGCTCTCCCAAGGCGAAGGGCAGCGCGAAGAAGGCTCCGGCGGCCCGCGGCAAGAAGCCCGCAGCCAAGAAGCCCGTAGCACGCAAGCGGTTGGCGCCGCCCAGGCAGCGCAAGAAGTTGCTGCCGCAGCAGCCCGAGGCCGCTGCCAGTCCTCCCGAGAACCCGCGCGCCAAGGCCCTGGCCCACAAGATTGGCCAGCTGCTCGTGGACAAGAAGGCCAAGGACGTGCTGGTGCTCGACGTGCGCGGCATGTCCTCCTACGCGGACTACATCGTCCTGGCCTCGGCCGACAGCGACCGGCAGGTGAGCGCCATGGCGGAGACGGTGCACACCCAGCTCAAGCAGGAGGACAGCCTGTCCCCCGCGGGCACCGAGGGCCGGGAGACCGGGCAGTGGGTGCTCCTGGACTACCACCAGGTGGTGGCGCACCTGTTCCTCGACGACGTGCGCGCCTTCTATGATCTCGAGGGCCTCTGGGCTGACGCGCCTCGGGAGAAGCTCTCCTGAAGGTAAGGCTGCTGTCGATGGGCAAGGATCGCTCCGGGCTGTTCGAGCCGGGCGTGCGTGAGTACGCCTCGCGCCTGGAGCACTACACGCGCTTCGAGCTGGTGGAGCTGCCCGAGGCCAG contains these protein-coding regions:
- the rsfS gene encoding ribosome silencing factor — protein: MALKKKTKTKTKTGSPKAKGSAKKAPAARGKKPAAKKPVARKRLAPPRQRKKLLPQQPEAAASPPENPRAKALAHKIGQLLVDKKAKDVLVLDVRGMSSYADYIVLASADSDRQVSAMAETVHTQLKQEDSLSPAGTEGRETGQWVLLDYHQVVAHLFLDDVRAFYDLEGLWADAPREKLS